Proteins found in one Deltaproteobacteria bacterium genomic segment:
- a CDS encoding TIGR02147 family protein: protein MINSELKKEPLNDFTEILRGELKSRTQRNPKYSLRAFARDLGISPARLSRILSARAVSSRAMTLKIGSKLGFKDEKLDWFIALVESRYGKNPTEKAAAQALVDRYSEGILTKKLTVKNPFYWSWYHFTIRRMTQLKDFRVNFDWIAKALGMRKAHVKKAVDELLMEGALMMVNGKLEIHENYSVQIEGDKALFCRRMEKSLYPRKLKSILGTNRERSHHARHFFALNHAQMEEIKRLIRSFENQVDDLTYKTQEPDDVYLLSIDFCALTQTK, encoded by the coding sequence ATGATAAATTCAGAACTGAAGAAGGAGCCCCTTAATGATTTTACAGAAATTCTTCGAGGGGAATTAAAAAGTCGCACACAAAGAAATCCAAAATATTCTTTGCGTGCATTTGCCCGAGATCTTGGAATTTCGCCGGCACGGTTAAGTCGAATTCTCTCCGCACGAGCTGTATCCAGTAGAGCCATGACCTTAAAAATAGGGTCTAAGCTTGGATTTAAAGATGAAAAATTAGATTGGTTTATAGCATTGGTCGAATCTCGTTATGGAAAAAACCCTACAGAAAAGGCAGCCGCTCAAGCTCTAGTTGATCGTTATAGCGAAGGGATCTTGACCAAAAAGTTAACTGTTAAAAACCCTTTCTATTGGAGTTGGTATCACTTCACTATTCGAAGAATGACGCAACTGAAAGACTTTCGTGTGAATTTTGATTGGATAGCGAAGGCCCTAGGGATGAGAAAAGCTCATGTAAAAAAAGCTGTTGATGAATTGCTCATGGAGGGAGCGTTGATGATGGTGAATGGAAAGTTAGAAATACATGAAAACTATTCGGTTCAAATCGAAGGCGATAAGGCATTGTTTTGCAGGAGGATGGAAAAATCTCTTTATCCACGAAAGCTTAAGTCCATTCTTGGAACAAACAGAGAACGATCACACCATGCAAGACATTTTTTTGCCTTGAACCATGCTCAAATGGAAGAAATAAAAAGGCTCATTCGTAGTTTCGAAAATCAAGTTGATGACTTGACCTATAAAACACAAGAACCAGATGACGTGTATTTACTGAGTATTGATTTTTGTGCGCTCACTCAAACTAAATAG
- a CDS encoding FAD-binding oxidoreductase — protein sequence MEEFLKTLREQIGEDKVITDVDLLAQVSQNSLGVNRRVPAILFPKSEADVLSIVKSAGQWSVPLYPLSRGRNRGYGDMTPVKKNQVVVSLERMSRILDLDIEGGTVTIEPGVSQGQLVSFLRQNAKDWMADVTGASPEASLVGNTLDGGFGHTPLGNHRDHLLSLRAVLGSGEVLHTGRFPTMGPNLAPLFIQSNFGIVTALQLPLFRRPEVIVTYTLQISKEENYLEVLPVLRELRQLGVIRSLPHFANATRIFMSTNHFPPELGKEQCLSDADCRERLKIPLMRTPLWAGVGGLYGSQIQVKESMHILKTRLGKYGQVKMFNPGRFKILRRLSRLFFFNSPSYLQNVERSLSSLEDIYSLCEGIPSARPNEHIQWKTQNKTDLGLIWICPVIRACPQEAEKLLRLVRPIFEKFRFELPITMTLIDEIHLVCVLNISFDKSNQEQLLRAHRAYRMLHSEFRKERINCYRNGIVFQGYGIPKERLESIQKLKRAWDPQGIIAPGRYGIRS from the coding sequence GTGGAAGAATTTCTGAAAACTCTAAGAGAGCAAATTGGGGAAGACAAGGTGATCACGGATGTAGATCTCCTAGCCCAGGTTTCGCAAAACTCTTTAGGTGTGAATAGGCGCGTTCCTGCTATTTTATTTCCGAAGAGTGAAGCTGACGTGTTGAGTATTGTCAAATCGGCAGGGCAATGGAGCGTACCGCTGTACCCTTTAAGTCGAGGACGAAATAGGGGCTATGGAGATATGACCCCGGTCAAAAAAAATCAAGTCGTAGTGAGTTTAGAGCGGATGTCACGAATTCTAGATTTGGACATCGAAGGTGGTACCGTCACCATTGAGCCAGGAGTTAGCCAAGGGCAGTTGGTTAGTTTTTTAAGGCAGAATGCCAAGGACTGGATGGCTGATGTAACCGGGGCTTCACCCGAAGCCAGTTTGGTTGGGAATACACTCGATGGCGGTTTTGGTCACACACCCTTGGGAAATCATCGTGACCATTTGCTTTCATTGCGTGCTGTTTTGGGATCAGGGGAAGTTCTGCATACGGGAAGATTTCCAACGATGGGACCAAACTTAGCACCGCTTTTTATTCAGTCTAACTTTGGAATTGTTACGGCCTTACAACTTCCGCTTTTTCGTAGGCCTGAAGTTATTGTTACCTACACCTTGCAAATTTCTAAGGAAGAAAATTATTTGGAGGTCCTTCCTGTCTTAAGAGAACTTCGCCAGCTCGGAGTGATTCGAAGTTTGCCTCACTTTGCTAATGCCACTCGTATTTTTATGTCCACCAATCATTTTCCACCGGAGTTGGGAAAGGAACAATGCCTTTCAGACGCTGATTGCCGTGAGCGTTTAAAAATTCCATTGATGCGAACACCGCTGTGGGCAGGAGTGGGTGGGCTTTATGGGAGCCAAATCCAAGTGAAGGAGTCCATGCATATTTTGAAAACGAGGCTTGGAAAATATGGACAGGTGAAGATGTTCAACCCTGGTCGATTTAAAATTTTACGCCGGCTCAGTCGCCTCTTTTTTTTCAATTCTCCAAGTTATCTTCAAAATGTTGAGAGGAGTCTTTCGTCGCTTGAAGATATTTATTCTTTGTGCGAGGGAATTCCCTCTGCTCGCCCCAATGAACACATACAGTGGAAAACTCAAAACAAAACAGATTTAGGGCTTATTTGGATATGTCCAGTTATCAGAGCTTGTCCTCAAGAAGCTGAAAAACTATTGAGATTGGTTCGCCCTATTTTTGAAAAGTTTCGATTTGAGCTTCCCATTACCATGACCTTGATTGATGAAATTCACTTGGTCTGTGTTTTAAATATTTCCTTTGATAAATCAAATCAGGAACAGCTGCTAAGGGCTCATCGGGCCTATCGAATGCTTCATTCAGAATTTAGGAAAGAGCGAATTAATTGTTATCGTAATGGAATTGTTTTTCAAGGATATGGAATTCCTAAGGAACGGTTAGAGTCTATCCAAAAACTCAAACGAGCTTGGGATCCTCAAGGGATCATAGCACCAGGACGCTATGGAATAAGGAGTTAA
- a CDS encoding RNA-binding protein, which produces MKSLFIGALPFRADEKRIRELILPYGPEENIQIFADWINPHFEPYALVRVKDVDRAIAELDGLKIGSTHLRVHEWSGI; this is translated from the coding sequence ATGAAGAGTCTTTTTATTGGTGCTTTGCCTTTTAGGGCAGATGAAAAAAGAATTAGAGAATTAATTTTACCTTACGGGCCAGAAGAGAACATACAGATCTTTGCCGATTGGATAAACCCTCACTTTGAACCCTATGCATTGGTGAGGGTGAAAGATGTGGATCGTGCCATTGCTGAATTGGATGGACTCAAGATAGGTTCAACTCACTTACGAGTGCATGAATGGAGTGGAATATGA
- a CDS encoding ThiF family adenylyltransferase: protein MSNDSSSVLPSYEELFSRNIGIVSTNEQLVLSNSKVGIAGVGGVGGAHAITLARMGVGEFYLADPDIFEPANMNRQAGATISTLGRQKGVVIKEMILSINPKAKVTVFEKGLTNENLSDFLNGVDIILDGLDAFAIPIRRKLYEACSKKEKFVIASGPLGLTGTLHVFGPGSMSFEKYFDFKSCRNFEECFVAFIVGTCPSFLQLGQIDSQSVNIEKQQGPSLAPSINLCAALTGAEALQILIHKKSNLLAPRFLQFDLQKKRMVRKYLYFGNRNPIQKLKRKIVLFILKRKK, encoded by the coding sequence ATGTCTAATGATTCAAGTTCAGTACTTCCATCCTACGAAGAATTGTTTTCAAGAAATATTGGAATTGTTTCAACTAATGAGCAACTTGTTCTTTCAAACTCAAAGGTGGGCATAGCTGGTGTTGGGGGAGTTGGTGGTGCACATGCAATCACCCTTGCACGAATGGGAGTAGGTGAATTTTATCTCGCTGATCCTGATATTTTCGAACCTGCAAACATGAATCGTCAGGCGGGAGCAACTATTTCCACTCTTGGAAGACAAAAAGGAGTGGTAATAAAAGAAATGATACTTTCAATCAACCCAAAAGCAAAAGTAACTGTTTTTGAAAAAGGGTTAACTAACGAAAACCTGTCGGATTTTTTGAATGGAGTTGATATCATTTTAGATGGACTTGATGCCTTTGCCATACCTATTCGAAGGAAATTATATGAAGCTTGCAGCAAAAAAGAAAAATTTGTTATTGCCTCTGGGCCCTTAGGCTTGACGGGAACACTTCATGTTTTTGGACCAGGGTCAATGTCATTTGAAAAATATTTTGACTTTAAAAGTTGCCGAAATTTTGAAGAATGTTTTGTCGCATTTATTGTGGGAACTTGTCCTTCATTTTTGCAATTGGGACAAATAGATAGCCAAAGTGTTAATATCGAAAAGCAACAAGGCCCTTCATTAGCTCCTTCCATTAACTTATGTGCAGCTTTAACAGGAGCCGAAGCATTACAAATTTTAATTCATAAGAAAAGTAATCTATTGGCGCCAAGATTTCTTCAATTTGATTTACAGAAAAAAAGAATGGTAAGGAAGTACTTATACTTTGGAAATCGCAATCCTATTCAAAAGCTAAAAAGAAAAATAGTTTTATTTATTTTAAAAAGAAAAAAATAA
- a CDS encoding methyltransferase domain-containing protein, translated as MLHRIYNYLFERVFFKRQIEKFYLVFGGHIFFQTLRVAVQLRLFDLLKQNGSLELKEIAEKLSLQLQPTRIILLGLTSVGFIKKKGSRYSNSYLSDMLFVHSSPKKVIAYIELQHRVMYRGLYWLLESVKEYKNVGLKEIPGNEKTLYERLAHDPELEKIFQEAMQELSLHANKELANHLELNGVKILVDVGGGDGTNALALARKWPQLKTVVFDSETVCNIAIQNIKHQGLADRVSTSIGNAFSTPFPAGADSLMFCHFFTIWGESKGKELLKKCYSFLPKGGRVIIFNMFQDDNECGPLSAAVGSPYFLGIATGLGMLYTAKEYKAWFAECGFHSIQHTRLARDHGIIIGIK; from the coding sequence ATGCTTCATAGAATTTATAACTACCTTTTTGAAAGAGTTTTCTTTAAAAGACAAATAGAAAAGTTCTATCTTGTTTTTGGTGGGCATATTTTTTTTCAAACATTAAGGGTTGCGGTTCAACTAAGGCTTTTTGATCTGTTAAAACAAAATGGTTCTCTTGAATTAAAGGAGATCGCAGAGAAGCTTTCTCTTCAACTTCAACCAACTCGGATAATTTTACTTGGATTGACATCTGTAGGTTTTATAAAGAAAAAGGGTTCTCGTTATTCTAACTCTTATCTCTCAGATATGTTGTTTGTTCATTCCAGTCCTAAAAAAGTGATAGCCTATATTGAATTGCAACACAGAGTTATGTATAGAGGTCTGTACTGGCTTTTAGAATCGGTAAAAGAATATAAGAATGTCGGTTTAAAAGAAATTCCAGGAAATGAGAAGACTTTATATGAACGACTGGCCCATGACCCTGAACTAGAGAAAATATTTCAAGAAGCGATGCAAGAACTTTCCTTGCATGCCAATAAAGAACTGGCAAATCACCTTGAACTCAATGGAGTTAAAATACTTGTAGATGTTGGAGGGGGTGATGGGACAAACGCATTAGCCTTGGCAAGAAAATGGCCACAGTTAAAGACCGTGGTGTTCGATTCAGAGACTGTCTGCAATATTGCTATTCAAAATATAAAACATCAAGGCTTAGCTGATAGAGTGTCCACTTCGATTGGGAACGCGTTTTCGACTCCTTTTCCTGCAGGTGCAGATTCATTAATGTTTTGTCACTTTTTCACTATCTGGGGAGAGTCAAAGGGAAAAGAGCTACTCAAAAAGTGTTATAGCTTTCTTCCAAAAGGGGGAAGAGTTATTATATTCAATATGTTTCAAGATGATAATGAGTGTGGCCCCCTGAGTGCAGCCGTAGGCTCGCCTTATTTTCTAGGAATTGCCACCGGTTTGGGAATGCTTTATACCGCAAAAGAATATAAGGCCTGGTTCGCCGAATGTGGATTTCATTCCATTCAGCATACCCGTTTAGCTCGTGATCACGGAATTATCATAGGTATTAAGTAA